From one Micromonospora siamensis genomic stretch:
- a CDS encoding ABC transporter permease, with the protein MRFLLQRTVFYLFTAWAAITLNFLIPRLVPGDPVQSLISRNQGRISADAIASLRVLFGLDRDQSLWEQYVDYWRQILHGDLGLSFTFFPTPVSTVIGDSLPWTVGLVGVTTIVSFLLGTALGVGAGWRRGSWVDGLLPATTFLSSIPYFWLGLVAIAVFTGPGSFFPSSGGYEPGLVPAFDQYFVPSAVRHSVLPAATILVSSMSGWILSMRNMMVTVSSEDYITVAHAKGLSERRVALGYAARNALLPNVSGFALSLGFIVGGTLLVEIVFSYPGLGYQLFQAVGYKDYPLMQGIFLIITISVLVANLLADVAYLLLDPRTRRS; encoded by the coding sequence ATGAGGTTCCTGCTGCAACGCACGGTCTTCTACCTGTTCACCGCGTGGGCGGCGATCACCCTCAACTTCCTGATCCCCCGGCTGGTGCCGGGCGACCCGGTCCAGTCCCTCATCTCCCGCAACCAGGGCCGGATCAGCGCCGACGCCATCGCGTCGCTGCGCGTGCTGTTCGGCCTGGACCGTGACCAGAGCCTGTGGGAGCAGTACGTCGACTACTGGCGCCAGATACTGCACGGCGATCTGGGGCTGTCGTTCACGTTCTTCCCGACGCCGGTGTCGACGGTGATCGGCGACAGCCTGCCGTGGACGGTCGGCCTGGTCGGCGTCACCACCATCGTCAGCTTCCTGCTCGGCACCGCGCTCGGCGTCGGCGCGGGCTGGCGGCGCGGCTCCTGGGTCGACGGCCTGCTGCCGGCCACGACGTTCCTGTCCTCGATCCCGTACTTCTGGCTGGGTCTGGTCGCCATCGCGGTGTTCACCGGCCCGGGAAGCTTCTTCCCCTCCTCCGGCGGCTACGAGCCGGGCCTGGTGCCGGCCTTCGACCAGTACTTCGTGCCGAGCGCCGTACGGCACAGCGTCCTGCCCGCCGCCACCATCCTGGTCTCCTCGATGAGCGGCTGGATCCTCAGCATGCGCAACATGATGGTCACCGTCTCGTCGGAGGACTACATCACCGTCGCCCACGCCAAGGGGCTGTCGGAGCGCCGGGTGGCCCTCGGCTACGCCGCCCGCAACGCGCTGCTGCCCAACGTCTCGGGCTTCGCCCTGTCGCTCGGGTTCATCGTCGGCGGCACGCTGCTGGTGGAGATCGTCTTCTCCTACCCGGGCCTCGGCTACCAACTGTTCCAGGCGGTCGGCTACAAGGACTACCCGCTGATGCAGGGGATCTTCCTGATCATCACGATCTCCGTGCTGGTGGCGAACCTGCTGGCCGACGTCGCGTACCTGCTCCTCGACCCGCGTACCCGAAGGAGCTGA